From the Chitinophaga lutea genome, the window TCTCTTTGTTCATTACACGCAACAGACAAAAAGGATTAACGACTTAAATCTATCGAAATGAAGCACATCTCAATAGTCGTACCGATGGGTGGAATTCTGGGCGGTATAGAAATCGCCCGGGAGTTGTTTGGTGAGGCCAACAGCTACCTGCACAATAAAAGCAACAAAGCGCTGTTCAATATCCAGCTTGTCGGAGCGAAAAAGAACGTGCCGGTAAACGACGGACGGTATTTGCTAAAGCCGGACATTACCTTTAGTGAGCTGAAGAAAACGGACCTGATCATCATCCCCGCCCTGAATATTATCCGGGAGCTGAGCGACAGTCCCAACAAACAGCTGATCAGCTGGGTCAAAAAAATGCATACGCAGGGAGCAGAAGTCGCCAGTCTCTGCGTGGGCGCATTCCTGCTGGCAAAAACAGGTCTGCTGAAAGACAGAAGCTGCACAACGCATTGGAAGGCGTCCGATATCTTTAAAGAAACCTATCCGGACATCAGGCTGATGAAAGAGAAAATCATCACAGATGAGGACGGCGTGTACTCCAGCGCGGGGGGCTTTTCCATGCTGAACCTGCTCGTTTACCTGATCGAAAAATACGCGGGCAGAGAGGTGGCGCTATACTGTGCGAAATTTTTCCAGGTAGACCTGGGCAGAAGCGCGCAACTCCCGTTCATCATCTTCCAGGCGCAGAAAGAACACGGCGATCAGCAGGTAAAACAGGTACAGATCTTTATCGAAAAAAATTATTACAGGCGCATTACCGTAGATGAACTGGCGGAAATGCTGGCCATGGGGCGGCGTAGCCTTGAACGCAGGTTTAAGAAGGCAACCGCAAACACGCTCAACGAATACATTCAGCGCGTCAAGATAGAAATGGCCAAAAAACAGCTGGAGTCCGGGGAGAAAAAAATCAATGAAATCATGCTGGATGTAGGCTACTCCGACAAGAGCACTTTCAGGGCGTCGTTCAAGATGCTGACGGGGCTCCTCCCCAATGAGTACAGGAACAAATACCACAGCAGAATAGCGGAATAAGCCCTTATGCCCCCAAGGGCCATCGAAACGTATTTATGCGGTACTACCAGCATAACACTCCTCATTGTATATTTTTAAAAACCCTTTCTGGAATGAAAATCTCAGCCCCTCTTTTGCCTTTGGTTTTACTGATAGCGTTTTCAGGCTGTACCGTCAGCCGGAAAACCTATGACCCCACCGGTGCGGCATTTTCACAGGCTTATGGCATAAAAAACTTCAAGCGCCTCGTTTTTGTAAGCGGCCAGGTCCCGGAAGACGAAAAAGAGAACGTTCCGGGTGATTTCCGTTCACAGGCCGAATTGACCTGGAAGAATGTGGAGAAGCAGCTCAAAGCGGCCGGTATGGGCCTGAACGACATTGTGAAATACACGATCTACCTCTCCGACAGGAAGTACCGCAGGGAAAATTACGAGGTAAGATATAAGGTGCTGGGTAACCATCAACCAGCGATGTCGATCATTATTACCGGTATTTACGACGAAAAATGGCTTCTTGAAATTGAAGCGATAGCCGCAAAATGAAATGAAAAAGATCTGGTTCATCCTGTACGCAGCAGGTATCGCATCCTGCAATTCCGGGCATCAGGCCGGGCACCCCGGCAATCCCGGTTCCCGTGAGGCCTATTTTATTGCGCCTGTTTACAACGACAGCGTGTACTTCTCCGTGAACGCCCGCTATACGGACAAGGTCGTTGTACGGGGCTCATTGGGGAATTTTTCCAATATTGACAAAACCCTGCACGAGGTGTATTTTCAAAGATTCGTATCCAAATCCGGCCGTTTCCGGAAGATCCACGCGGTCGGGACCTCACTGGAAACCATCAGAACCGGTACGCTTGACTCTGTTCGTATGCACCAGTTCAATCAATACGTGGAATTCGATGAACTTGGAATATTCAATGGAGCGCCGACTGATCCCATCAGTTTAATACCGCTATATCCCGGCAGGAAGGTAAAGGTCCACGAATACTGGGATCCTGCCGTACAAGTCAAAGTCGGGTTCGGGGAAGGGCTTGCCCATTTCCGGTTTGACATTGATTCAGTGTACAGAGGCGAATACGGTTTTCTCTTTGCCCGCATCAATGTAAAATTCGATGGTGTGTTACAACCTGCAGCCGCCCTGAAGGGAGCCAACGTGACGATCAGCGGTAAAGGCTGGTTTACCTGGAACTGCACGATCCATCAGCGCCGCGACACGCATCTAACCGCGACGTACAGCGCCGTAAAAGGGAATAGCGAGGTCAAACAATACATTACGGCAGATGACAGCCTGATAGTACACAGGCAGCTGTCAAAATTCTAATATCCATATGTAACCGGCAGTGATCCCGCGATGCACGATCGCGCCGGGCCCTTGTGCTCCTGAGTTCCGGGAATCCATACTAATGGGCGTATTACCCGTCTACTATTGTCGTAATACCATGCACGTTATCATTCCGGTTCAAAATAATTTTGGCTTATGAAAGCAATTGAAAACATACTCATACCCGTCTCGGACCAGAAAATTTCAAAGGCATTTTACCTGAAGCTGGGTTTCCAGGTAATCGTGGAAATAGAAATGGGAGAAGGGCAGCAATGGATACAGTTGGGATTGGGCAATCAATATACCACGATAGCGCTGTTGAAAAACTGGCCTTACAGCGACCTGGTGGTCGGCAGCCTGCAGGGGCTCATCCTTGAAACAGACGACATTTTCAGAGACAAGGAAGAACTGACCAGGAAAGGGATCATTATGTCAGACATCAGGGAAACGCCCTCCGGGAGGATTGCTTTCATCAGGGACCCTGACAACAATGGTCTGACTATTCATCAATTCAATTATAACAAACAAAAATAAAAAGTTCACAATGGAGGCTAAAAGAAACCACAATAATTACCAACAATTCACATCATCAAAAAACGGGAACAATATGAAAAGATCAAAATGGCTATTCTGCTGCCTGGCATTGTTTGCATGCTCAGAGGCGGCAGATGCGCAGAACACAAACAACACAGCTGCAAAAACAGGCTACGCATCCGTAAACGGGCTGAAGATGTATTATGAGATACATGGCGATGGGCAACCGCTCCTGCTGCTGCATGGCTCTCATGCAACCATTGAAACGACTTTCGGCCCGATGATCCCGGCACTGAAGCAACATCACAAAGTAATAGCCGTAGAATTACAAGGGCATGGGCATACCGCCGATATTGACCGCCAAATTACCTGCGAAGCAATGGCCGATGATATCTCTGCGCTGATAAATCAGCTAAAGCTGGAGAAAGTAGACATTTTAGGCTATAGCATGGGCAGCGGTGTCGCTTTAAACGTCGCCATCAAACATCCAGAACTGATCCGAAAAATGGTGCTGTTATCACCGGTGTATAAATCCGAAGGCATCCAGCCGGATTACTGGCCGATGCTCCCAACCATCAAACCTGAAATATTCGAGGGATCGCCCGTAAAGCAGGCGTACGACAGTGTTGCTCCGGATCCGAAAAACTGGCCTGTATTGGTCGACAAACTTAAAACGATCTATACCCGGGGGTTCGATTGGAACAAACAAAAAATAAGTACGATCAAATCCCCTGTAATGGTCGTTATCGGGGATGCCGATATGGTGAAAGCAGAACATGCCGTTGAAATGTTCCGGATATTCGGAGGTGGGCAGTTCGGTGATTTAAAAGGCCTGCCCAATTCTCAACTGGCCATACTTCCGGCCACCACACATGTCGGCATGCTGTTCAGATCGGATTGGCTTCTCCCGATGATACAGTCATTTCTTGACCAGCCCGTTAAGTGATAATTTAAACCCATCAATCATGGCAACTTCAAAAAATAACATTAAAAATGTTGACGAGTATTTAGCGACGCTGAGCCCGGCTCAAAAAGAGCATGTCAAAAAGATCAGGCAATTAATCATAAACGTTTCCGCCGAACTCGAAGAAGGGCTTACTTATTCCACCCCCGCGTACAGGGTGAAAGGTAAATTGGTAGTCGGAATTGCGGCAGCCAAAACACATACGGGATTTTACGTAATGAGTGAGACTGTAATAGAGCAGTTCAAAGACAAACTTAGGGACTACGAATTAGCCAAAACAAGCTTCAAAATCCCCCTTTCTAAAACAATCTCAGCCACTTTGGTCAAACAGATTGTTCTGGCGAGAATAAATGAAAATAGCAGCACGCCGTTGAAAACTCCGGCTAAAAAGTAACGGCCTCTGCCGGGCTGGCCGCATTCTGCGGATGATACCAACCGGGTAAAGGGGGCGAAAGTTTCACAAAGAGAGAACGAACAAAGGCACGTTTTCAAACGGATCCGTGTTCGGGGTACGAAGGGCTGCTCTACACCAGGCAGCCCTCTTCCATTTTCAAACCCTCAGATATGAAAAACCCGCTCCAGGTTCCGGCCCCTCCTCAACCGGAAATGAACAAAGAGCAGCACCAGCGCAACGGGCGCCACGCAGGCCGCTACGATCACGCTCCAGTTCAGGCGCCAATATCCCCACATAAAATATGACAATATCCCTTCCACACAAAGGCATAACAGCGCTGCGGCCACAAAGGCGTATGCGATCAGGTTAACGCCTTTGTGCCTGGCGGAACGCTCCACCCGCATAAAGGCCATCACTACTACGTTTACACTCACCAGCAAAGGTATCGCCATCCGTGTTGCCCATGTAACGCCGCCGGTGAACCAATCCAGGACGATCAGGCCAAGCGACGCCAGGAAAAACCCCAGCCCCATTTCCGCCATGATACCGATGGAAAAGAACGCGAACACCGACGCGTAACAAAAAATCACCAGGCCCACGGCCGTAGTGTATTCGGACCAGGTGATGCTGCGGCTGATAATGTA encodes:
- a CDS encoding GlxA family transcriptional regulator — its product is MKHISIVVPMGGILGGIEIARELFGEANSYLHNKSNKALFNIQLVGAKKNVPVNDGRYLLKPDITFSELKKTDLIIIPALNIIRELSDSPNKQLISWVKKMHTQGAEVASLCVGAFLLAKTGLLKDRSCTTHWKASDIFKETYPDIRLMKEKIITDEDGVYSSAGGFSMLNLLVYLIEKYAGREVALYCAKFFQVDLGRSAQLPFIIFQAQKEHGDQQVKQVQIFIEKNYYRRITVDELAEMLAMGRRSLERRFKKATANTLNEYIQRVKIEMAKKQLESGEKKINEIMLDVGYSDKSTFRASFKMLTGLLPNEYRNKYHSRIAE
- a CDS encoding RidA family protein, which encodes MKISAPLLPLVLLIAFSGCTVSRKTYDPTGAAFSQAYGIKNFKRLVFVSGQVPEDEKENVPGDFRSQAELTWKNVEKQLKAAGMGLNDIVKYTIYLSDRKYRRENYEVRYKVLGNHQPAMSIIITGIYDEKWLLEIEAIAAK
- a CDS encoding VOC family protein, coding for MKAIENILIPVSDQKISKAFYLKLGFQVIVEIEMGEGQQWIQLGLGNQYTTIALLKNWPYSDLVVGSLQGLILETDDIFRDKEELTRKGIIMSDIRETPSGRIAFIRDPDNNGLTIHQFNYNKQK
- a CDS encoding alpha/beta fold hydrolase produces the protein MKRSKWLFCCLALFACSEAADAQNTNNTAAKTGYASVNGLKMYYEIHGDGQPLLLLHGSHATIETTFGPMIPALKQHHKVIAVELQGHGHTADIDRQITCEAMADDISALINQLKLEKVDILGYSMGSGVALNVAIKHPELIRKMVLLSPVYKSEGIQPDYWPMLPTIKPEIFEGSPVKQAYDSVAPDPKNWPVLVDKLKTIYTRGFDWNKQKISTIKSPVMVVIGDADMVKAEHAVEMFRIFGGGQFGDLKGLPNSQLAILPATTHVGMLFRSDWLLPMIQSFLDQPVK
- a CDS encoding iron chaperone, with the protein product MATSKNNIKNVDEYLATLSPAQKEHVKKIRQLIINVSAELEEGLTYSTPAYRVKGKLVVGIAAAKTHTGFYVMSETVIEQFKDKLRDYELAKTSFKIPLSKTISATLVKQIVLARINENSSTPLKTPAKK
- a CDS encoding DUF6320 domain-containing protein — its product is MYCKNCGVELENDMLVCPLCGQPVDGSPAAAAAAADHELRVPKPGMTKKRRKFTWDIVSLILGSGMAAAGIVNYIISRSITWSEYTTAVGLVIFCYASVFAFFSIGIMAEMGLGFFLASLGLIVLDWFTGGVTWATRMAIPLLVSVNVVVMAFMRVERSARHKGVNLIAYAFVAAALLCLCVEGILSYFMWGYWRLNWSVIVAACVAPVALVLLFVHFRLRRGRNLERVFHI